In Clostridium swellfunianum, a genomic segment contains:
- the rsmH gene encoding 16S rRNA (cytosine(1402)-N(4))-methyltransferase RsmH: MEFKHVSVLLNEVIEGLNISENGTYVDCTLGGAGHSSEIIKRLSAQGRLIGIDQDRDALKAAGERLKQYENVIFVHNNFTNVEQILEELNIEGVDGILMDLGVSSYQLDTGERGFSYMQDAPLDMRMNRESDFSAYDLVNEYSVEELYRVIRDFGEEKFAKRVAQFIVDRRKNKPIETTLELVDIIKAAIPAKARREGPHPAKRTFQAIRIEVNKELDILDKAIEGAVNKLNIGGRVAVITFHSLEDRIIKNKFKELENPCKCPKEFPVCICGKKSKVKIITRKPIEPSLEEVTENPRSRSAKLRIAERI; this comes from the coding sequence ATGGAGTTTAAACACGTATCAGTATTGTTGAATGAAGTAATTGAAGGTCTTAACATAAGTGAAAATGGAACATATGTGGATTGCACCTTAGGAGGTGCTGGACATTCTAGCGAGATAATAAAAAGACTTAGTGCACAAGGCAGATTAATTGGCATCGATCAGGATAGGGATGCCCTAAAAGCTGCTGGAGAAAGACTTAAGCAATATGAGAATGTAATTTTTGTCCACAACAACTTTACCAATGTAGAGCAAATACTTGAAGAGCTCAATATAGAAGGAGTAGATGGCATACTGATGGACCTCGGGGTCTCGTCCTATCAGCTTGATACTGGAGAAAGGGGCTTTAGCTATATGCAGGATGCACCTTTAGATATGAGAATGAATAGAGAGTCGGACTTTTCTGCCTATGATTTAGTAAATGAGTATAGCGTCGAGGAGCTTTATAGAGTTATCAGAGATTTTGGAGAAGAAAAGTTCGCAAAGAGGGTTGCTCAATTTATTGTAGACAGAAGAAAGAATAAACCAATAGAAACTACTCTTGAGCTTGTAGATATAATCAAGGCTGCAATCCCTGCAAAGGCAAGAAGGGAAGGACCTCATCCAGCAAAAAGAACCTTTCAAGCTATAAGGATAGAGGTTAACAAAGAATTAGATATTTTAGATAAAGCAATTGAGGGAGCTGTAAATAAGCTTAATATTGGTGGGAGAGTTGCAGTTATTACTTTCCACTCTTTAGAGGATAGAATAATTAAAAATAAATTTAAGGAACTTGAAAATCCATGTAAATGCCCTAAGGAGTTTCCTGTGTGTATATGTGGAAAGAAGTCAAAAGTGAAAATAATTACAAGAAAACCAATTGAGCCTTCTCTAGAGGAAGTTACTGAGAATCCTAGAAGCAGAAGTGCCAAATTGAGAATAGCAGAGCGAATTTAG
- a CDS encoding UDP-N-acetylmuramoyl-L-alanyl-D-glutamate--2,6-diaminopimelate ligase, which yields MKLKELLKGLNYCILSGSDDININKIEYDSRKIEKGDVFFCIEGLKMDGHDYAAKALEKGAAAVICQKEISLEGSASVLKIEDTRKGLASAASIFNGEPWRKLKMIGITGTNGKTTSTYMIKSILEEAGNKVGLIGTIANYIGDEKIPSHRTTPESLELHELLKKMVDSGVTYCVMEVSSHSLALDRVYGIEFSEAIFSNLTQDHLDFHITFENYYDAKLMLFKNSRNSIINMDDEYGRRVYDDVVANKVTYGINRTTDIKAENIVMHSRGIEFDLINGGQYEHINLNIPGRYNIYNALGSAGACLNEGISLEIVKKGLEKVFVPGRCEIVTKKYNLDYEVIVDYAHTPDGLENILSTAREFTKGRLISVFGCGGDRDKTKRPIMGEIASRLSDITVITSDNPRSEEPIAIINDILNGVPNDNYITIENRRDAIKKAMSIAEKGDIIVVAGKGHEDYQELKDKVIHFDEREVIADIIKELL from the coding sequence ATGAAATTAAAAGAATTGCTAAAAGGTTTGAATTACTGCATATTAAGCGGTAGTGACGACATAAATATTAATAAGATAGAATATGATTCCAGAAAAATTGAGAAAGGAGACGTATTCTTTTGTATAGAAGGACTTAAGATGGATGGTCATGACTATGCTGCAAAGGCTTTAGAAAAAGGAGCAGCAGCAGTAATTTGTCAAAAGGAAATATCTTTGGAAGGTTCTGCTTCAGTGCTAAAGATTGAAGATACAAGAAAAGGGCTAGCCTCTGCTGCATCTATATTTAATGGTGAACCTTGGAGAAAGCTTAAAATGATTGGCATAACTGGAACCAATGGGAAAACCACTTCTACATATATGATAAAGTCAATATTAGAGGAAGCAGGAAATAAGGTAGGGTTGATTGGAACTATTGCCAATTATATTGGAGATGAAAAAATACCATCTCATCGAACAACTCCTGAATCTCTAGAGCTTCATGAACTATTAAAAAAAATGGTTGATAGTGGAGTTACTTATTGCGTTATGGAAGTATCCTCGCATTCACTAGCTTTAGATAGAGTTTATGGAATAGAATTTTCTGAGGCTATATTTTCTAATTTAACTCAGGATCATTTAGATTTTCATATTACTTTTGAGAACTACTATGATGCTAAGCTTATGTTGTTTAAAAACAGCAGAAATTCTATTATTAATATGGATGATGAATATGGCAGGCGTGTTTATGATGATGTAGTTGCTAATAAAGTCACATATGGAATCAATAGAACAACTGATATAAAAGCTGAAAATATAGTTATGCATTCCAGAGGAATAGAATTTGATCTAATAAATGGTGGCCAATATGAACACATTAATTTGAATATACCTGGAAGGTACAACATATATAATGCTCTCGGAAGTGCGGGTGCTTGTCTGAATGAAGGAATCAGCCTTGAGATTGTTAAAAAAGGTCTTGAAAAAGTTTTTGTTCCAGGCAGATGTGAAATTGTTACTAAGAAATATAACTTGGATTATGAAGTAATAGTTGATTATGCTCATACTCCCGACGGTCTTGAAAATATATTAAGTACTGCTAGGGAATTTACAAAAGGAAGACTAATCTCAGTGTTTGGCTGTGGAGGAGATAGAGACAAAACAAAGAGACCTATAATGGGGGAAATAGCTAGCAGATTAAGTGATATAACGGTTATAACTTCTGACAATCCAAGATCAGAAGAGCCAATAGCTATAATAAATGATATTTTAAACGGCGTTCCAAATGATAATTATATTACAATTGAAAATAGAAGAGATGCTATTAAGAAGGCTATGAGTATTGCTGAAAAAGGCGATATTATCGTTGTTGCTGGTAAAGGCCACGAGGACTATCAAGAACTAAAGGATAAAGTAATACACTTTGATGAAAGAGAAGTTATTGCTGATATAATAAAGGAGCTGTTATAG
- the deoC gene encoding deoxyribose-phosphate aldolase: MKKEDIAKMIDHTILKPEATEEQVRRVCEEALKYNFASVCINPGRVAFTASMLKGSEVKVCTVIGFPLGANTSAVKAFETSEAIKEGAQEVDMVINIGKLKDKDYDYVREDIKAVVEAAKGKALTKVIIETCLLTDEEKVIACRLAKEAGAGYVKTSTGFSTGGATYEDIKLMRETVGPEMGVKASGGVRNNTDALSMIEAGATRIGASASIAICEGGEGSSNY; encoded by the coding sequence ATGAAAAAAGAAGATATTGCAAAAATGATAGACCATACTATATTAAAACCTGAGGCCACTGAAGAACAGGTTAGAAGAGTTTGCGAGGAAGCCTTGAAATACAACTTTGCATCTGTTTGCATTAACCCAGGCAGGGTAGCTTTTACAGCAAGTATGCTTAAAGGAAGTGAAGTTAAGGTATGTACTGTTATAGGTTTTCCTTTAGGAGCTAATACAAGTGCTGTTAAAGCTTTCGAGACCTCAGAAGCAATTAAGGAAGGTGCTCAAGAGGTTGATATGGTAATAAATATTGGAAAGCTAAAAGATAAGGATTATGATTACGTTAGAGAAGATATAAAAGCTGTGGTTGAAGCAGCGAAGGGAAAAGCTTTAACTAAAGTTATTATTGAAACTTGTCTTTTAACTGACGAGGAAAAGGTTATTGCTTGCAGGCTTGCTAAAGAAGCTGGAGCTGGTTATGTTAAAACCTCAACTGGATTCTCAACAGGCGGGGCAACATATGAAGATATTAAGCTTATGAGAGAAACAGTAGGACCTGAGATGGGTGTTAAGGCTTCTGGAGGAGTAAGAAATAATACAGATGCACTGAGCATGATTGAAGCAGGTGCAACAAGAATAGGCGCTTCAGCTTCAATAGCTATTTGCGAAGGTGGAGAGGGAAGTTCAAATTATTAA
- a CDS encoding AAA family ATPase, producing MRSELTSKDIIYEYDLDDNISREDVQYIPEYTEVYKKIRSALEINDSGYNVYLIDDFSKEKLKNIVSFVEKTLSGRPKPQDICYVVEEDPKSPKALFLPNGKGKEFKRQLEDIQNAYAECTFNFYNSSANKEKEALIDNMQKKRNELISKLEDMAEEYGFEIKITQGGFVFIPLKEGEAMTEKDYDDLEKDKKDDILDKVGTLKENAEVILEELKQVELDELEKIKKLMEEHFLESLKDEKEEYTKQFEENEEALGFFDSISRKIEKNLIDNYSINYDEDEEKINEIIYKYEINVIVDNSENDKPQVIFEEDPSVNNLLGNIEYENHNNVYTTDVSLIKAGSMLKANEGCLIIRANSLFNNTHAYYYLKKTLISEKVNLDYNRGYLELLSLGSIKPDMINIKEKVILIGDYETYDVLYNYDEDFKKIFKIRAEYEPIVEINENSKRALGSCINKIIKENKLKPIDNDAVLETAKFLSRKAESRTKLYFDDTEISRILTLSNNKVINENREKITSEDIREVAYSQETIQREILDSYRDKRVLINVKDSLVGQINGLSVIDSGYFRFGKPIRITCTCYKGDGNIVDVQKESNMSGNIHTKAINILKGYINRLANSYSRLPVDFHLSFEQLYGKIDGDSASVAEIISMISALSKIPIKQSIAVTGSINQFGEVQPIGGVNEKIEGFFNICKVLDTTDNKGVLIPYSNRNDLVLSHEVEEEIKKGKFHIYTMDSVDDAIEILMGTGEMKVAEVMDTVAKEIKKYSKR from the coding sequence GTGAGATCAGAATTGACTTCAAAGGACATAATATATGAGTATGATTTGGATGATAATATATCGAGGGAAGATGTTCAATATATACCGGAATACACAGAGGTTTATAAAAAAATAAGAAGCGCTCTTGAAATAAATGATAGCGGTTATAATGTTTATTTAATAGATGATTTTTCAAAGGAAAAGCTAAAGAATATAGTTAGCTTTGTAGAAAAGACACTTAGCGGAAGACCAAAGCCGCAGGATATATGCTATGTAGTAGAGGAGGACCCAAAGAGTCCTAAAGCTTTATTCTTACCTAATGGAAAAGGAAAAGAATTTAAGAGACAGCTTGAGGATATTCAAAATGCATATGCAGAATGCACCTTCAATTTTTATAACAGCAGTGCTAATAAGGAAAAAGAAGCTTTAATAGATAATATGCAGAAAAAAAGAAATGAGCTTATTAGCAAGCTTGAGGATATGGCTGAGGAGTATGGATTTGAAATTAAGATAACTCAAGGTGGCTTCGTATTTATTCCTTTAAAGGAAGGTGAGGCCATGACTGAAAAAGATTATGATGATTTAGAGAAGGATAAAAAAGATGATATATTAGATAAAGTTGGAACTTTAAAGGAAAATGCAGAAGTGATACTTGAAGAACTTAAACAGGTAGAACTAGACGAGCTTGAAAAAATAAAGAAGCTTATGGAAGAGCATTTTCTGGAAAGCTTAAAAGATGAAAAAGAAGAGTATACTAAGCAGTTTGAAGAGAATGAAGAAGCGCTTGGATTCTTTGATAGTATAAGCAGGAAAATAGAAAAGAATTTAATAGACAACTATTCAATAAACTATGATGAAGATGAAGAAAAGATAAATGAAATAATATATAAATATGAAATAAACGTTATAGTTGATAATAGTGAAAATGATAAGCCGCAAGTTATTTTTGAAGAAGATCCTAGTGTAAATAATCTTCTTGGAAACATAGAATATGAAAATCATAATAATGTTTATACTACTGATGTTAGTTTAATTAAAGCTGGGTCCATGCTTAAGGCAAACGAGGGCTGCTTAATTATTAGGGCAAATAGCCTTTTTAATAACACGCATGCATATTACTATCTTAAGAAAACACTAATTTCTGAAAAGGTAAATTTAGATTATAACAGAGGATATCTAGAGTTACTATCCTTGGGAAGCATTAAACCAGATATGATTAATATTAAAGAAAAAGTTATATTGATAGGTGATTATGAAACCTATGATGTGCTTTATAATTATGATGAAGATTTTAAGAAGATTTTTAAAATTAGAGCTGAATATGAGCCTATAGTGGAGATTAATGAAAACAGTAAAAGGGCCTTAGGTAGCTGCATAAACAAAATTATTAAGGAAAACAAACTTAAGCCAATTGACAATGACGCAGTTCTAGAAACAGCTAAATTTCTCTCTAGAAAAGCAGAGAGCAGAACTAAACTTTATTTTGATGATACTGAGATAAGTAGGATTTTAACGCTATCAAACAATAAGGTAATAAACGAAAATAGAGAAAAAATAACCTCAGAAGATATTAGAGAAGTTGCTTATTCTCAAGAAACAATTCAAAGAGAGATTTTAGACAGCTATAGAGATAAAAGAGTGCTGATAAATGTGAAGGACTCTTTAGTGGGGCAAATAAATGGTCTTTCAGTTATAGATTCAGGCTATTTTAGATTTGGAAAGCCAATAAGAATAACCTGCACTTGCTATAAAGGCGATGGAAACATTGTTGACGTTCAGAAAGAAAGCAATATGAGCGGAAATATTCATACAAAAGCTATCAATATACTTAAAGGGTATATAAACAGGCTTGCAAATTCTTACTCCAGACTGCCTGTAGATTTCCATTTGAGTTTTGAGCAGCTTTATGGAAAAATTGATGGAGATAGTGCTTCTGTAGCTGAAATAATAAGTATGATTTCAGCACTTAGCAAAATACCTATTAAACAAAGTATAGCGGTTACTGGGTCTATAAATCAATTTGGCGAGGTGCAGCCTATTGGGGGAGTAAACGAAAAAATAGAAGGCTTCTTTAATATCTGCAAGGTTTTAGATACTACTGATAATAAAGGTGTTCTAATACCATACTCCAATAGAAATGATTTGGTTTTAAGCCATGAGGTAGAAGAGGAAATAAAAAAAGGCAAGTTCCATATTTACACTATGGATTCTGTTGATGACGCTATTGAAATTTTAATGGGGACTGGAGAAATGAAAGTAGCTGAGGTAATGGATACTGTAGCTAAAGAAATAAAAAAGTACTCGAAAAGGTAA
- the mraZ gene encoding division/cell wall cluster transcriptional repressor MraZ, translating into MFIGEYQHAVDSKNRMIIPSKFREALGESFVLTKGLDGCLYAYTMEEWKILEEKLKKLPLTSKDARAFVRFFFSGANEIDVDKQGRALIPQNLLEYAGVSKEIVSIGVSTRIEIWGKEKWEEYNSQNIDFDGIAEKMSELGI; encoded by the coding sequence ATGTTTATAGGCGAGTATCAACATGCCGTAGATAGTAAAAATAGAATGATTATCCCCTCTAAGTTTAGAGAAGCACTTGGGGAAAGCTTTGTGCTTACTAAAGGACTTGACGGCTGTCTTTATGCCTACACTATGGAGGAGTGGAAAATACTTGAGGAAAAGCTTAAGAAACTTCCACTTACAAGCAAGGATGCAAGAGCTTTTGTTAGATTTTTCTTTTCCGGAGCAAATGAGATAGATGTTGATAAACAAGGAAGAGCACTTATACCACAAAATCTATTAGAATACGCAGGCGTTTCTAAGGAGATAGTAAGTATAGGTGTATCAACTAGGATAGAAATTTGGGGCAAGGAAAAGTGGGAAGAATATAATAGCCAAAATATAGATTTTGATGGTATTGCAGAAAAAATGAGCGAGCTTGGAATATAG
- a CDS encoding stage V sporulation protein D, with protein sequence MATRDFRDKVIIKKRMLISFGILFLLFFLLIIRLFYVMVGQSEHLTKIAKEQWTSEVKIDAKRGRILDRNGLELAVSANVYRVDLDMNSLRQHLDEKGITREEIAPKLAEALNMERDEVLKILYKTLPNGLPMASASLARRIEKAQADKIIDLNIRGIQVSSDTKRYYPGDNLLSHVLGHVRKDGVGLNGVELSYDKILSGTPGIIMSETDNKSKGQPYIISEFTKPVDGKDLVLTIDKMIQQFAEKAAQQALNDNKAKNVSITVMQPETGEILAMANKPDYNPNNPWVEGKTQDELQKMWRNRLVSDTFEPGSIFKVITAYAAMEENVVHEDDHFVCGGSTRVLNRVIRCWKRTGHGDENFVDILKNSCNVGFMELGKRLGKDNLNKYINKFGFGQKTGVDLPGEAKGIIRKTSSITDVDLATISFGQSNTVSGIQYLTALNAIANGGKLVTPHVMKEIVQFDSNNKKIYEQNYDKYNERSILKEDVANNLREYLEKVVSEGGGKNAHIPGYHIAGKTGTAQKVDSVTKSYASGKYISSFGGMAPADNPKISVFISIDEPDPSNYYAGQIAAPVAKQLFNDIFNYLAIEVDASSEEIAKSMRSDVVVPEVRGMKKDAAAKLLKELKLTYDADTKGDYVVDMNPKPGYTVKEGDKLLLYTGTATNYNKVVIVPELLGLSKEKAITVLKNLGLKAEFTGEGLVSNQNIKAGDQVTKGATLELELDVIED encoded by the coding sequence TTGGCTACACGCGATTTTAGGGACAAGGTGATAATTAAAAAAAGGATGCTGATTTCATTTGGCATACTTTTTCTTTTATTTTTTTTGCTAATCATAAGGCTGTTTTATGTTATGGTTGGACAATCGGAACATCTGACAAAAATTGCGAAAGAACAGTGGACAAGTGAAGTAAAGATAGATGCAAAAAGAGGAAGAATTCTAGATAGGAATGGTCTTGAGTTAGCGGTTAGTGCTAATGTTTACAGAGTTGATTTAGATATGAACTCTCTAAGACAACATCTAGATGAAAAAGGTATCACTAGAGAAGAAATCGCACCAAAGCTGGCCGAAGCGTTAAACATGGAAAGGGATGAGGTTTTAAAGATTCTATACAAAACTCTTCCTAATGGTCTTCCTATGGCATCCGCTTCTTTAGCTAGAAGGATTGAGAAGGCGCAGGCAGACAAGATTATTGATTTAAATATAAGAGGGATTCAAGTTTCCTCGGATACAAAGAGATATTACCCAGGTGATAATTTACTGTCTCATGTTTTAGGGCATGTAAGAAAAGATGGTGTTGGACTTAATGGAGTAGAGCTTAGCTATGATAAGATTCTATCAGGCACACCGGGCATAATAATGTCTGAAACAGATAATAAGAGTAAAGGACAACCTTACATAATTTCTGAATTCACTAAGCCTGTAGATGGCAAAGACCTGGTACTGACTATAGACAAGATGATACAGCAATTTGCAGAAAAGGCAGCACAGCAAGCTTTAAATGACAATAAGGCGAAAAATGTGAGCATAACAGTTATGCAGCCAGAAACAGGTGAAATTTTAGCTATGGCCAATAAGCCGGATTATAATCCCAATAACCCATGGGTTGAAGGGAAAACTCAGGATGAACTTCAGAAAATGTGGAGAAATAGGCTTGTAAGCGATACTTTTGAACCAGGCTCAATATTTAAGGTAATTACAGCCTATGCTGCTATGGAAGAAAATGTTGTGCATGAAGATGATCATTTTGTCTGTGGAGGAAGTACCAGAGTATTGAATAGAGTTATTCGATGCTGGAAAAGAACTGGGCACGGTGATGAAAACTTTGTAGATATATTAAAAAATTCATGCAACGTTGGTTTCATGGAACTTGGAAAGAGGCTTGGAAAAGATAATTTAAATAAATATATAAATAAATTTGGATTTGGTCAAAAGACTGGTGTTGATTTACCAGGTGAAGCTAAGGGAATTATAAGAAAAACTTCCAGCATCACTGATGTGGACTTAGCAACAATATCTTTCGGACAAAGCAATACAGTTTCAGGTATTCAATATTTGACAGCTCTAAATGCAATTGCAAATGGTGGAAAGTTAGTAACTCCGCATGTAATGAAAGAAATTGTACAGTTTGATAGCAATAACAAAAAAATATATGAACAGAACTATGACAAGTACAATGAAAGAAGTATATTAAAAGAGGATGTTGCCAATAATTTAAGAGAGTATTTGGAAAAAGTTGTATCAGAAGGTGGAGGTAAGAATGCTCATATTCCTGGTTATCACATAGCTGGTAAAACTGGAACTGCCCAAAAGGTTGACAGTGTTACAAAAAGTTATGCGTCAGGAAAATATATATCCTCTTTTGGAGGTATGGCACCAGCTGACAATCCCAAGATTTCTGTATTTATTTCTATTGATGAGCCAGATCCATCAAATTATTATGCTGGTCAGATAGCTGCTCCAGTAGCTAAGCAGCTATTCAATGATATATTTAATTATTTGGCAATAGAAGTAGATGCATCAAGTGAAGAAATTGCTAAAAGCATGCGTAGTGATGTAGTGGTACCTGAGGTTAGAGGTATGAAAAAGGATGCTGCTGCTAAGCTTTTAAAAGAATTAAAGCTAACTTATGACGCTGATACAAAAGGTGATTATGTAGTAGACATGAATCCTAAGCCGGGATATACCGTTAAGGAGGGCGACAAATTGTTGCTTTACACTGGAACAGCTACCAACTATAATAAAGTGGTGATTGTACCAGAACTTTTAGGACTAAGTAAGGAAAAAGCTATAACTGTTTTGAAAAATTTAGGATTAAAGGCTGAGTTTACTGGAGAAGGGCTTGTATCAAATCAAAATATAAAAGCTGGTGATCAAGTCACTAAGGGTGCAACTCTTGAGTTAGAATTGGACGTTATTGAAGATTAA
- the ychF gene encoding redox-regulated ATPase YchF, protein MKLGIVGLPNVGKSTLFNAITKAGAESANYPFCTIEPNIGVVNVPDKRLDVLEKIYSSRKKVYANIEFYDIAGLVKGASQGEGLGNKFLSHIREVAAIVHVVRCFDDPNVVHVDGSVDPLRDIETINLELIFSDIEMIDRRIEKSIKLARSGDKKAKEELALMERIKSHLESGKPVRTLEMTDEEIELVKGFFLLTSKPVLYAANISEDDLVSGNLENDFVLKVKEHAVSESSEVVVICAKLEEEVSSLEEDEKIELLREYGLEETGLDKLIHSSYKLLGLMSYLTAGVQEVRAWTIAQGTKAPQAAGKIHSDIERGFIRAETISYDKLVECGSEAAAKEKGFYRLEGKEYVMQDGDVVNFRFNV, encoded by the coding sequence ATGAAGCTTGGAATTGTTGGATTGCCAAACGTAGGTAAAAGCACTTTATTTAACGCTATAACAAAAGCTGGTGCAGAATCTGCTAATTATCCGTTTTGTACTATAGAACCAAATATAGGAGTTGTTAATGTTCCTGACAAGAGACTTGATGTACTTGAAAAAATTTATTCTTCAAGAAAAAAAGTTTATGCAAATATAGAATTTTATGATATTGCAGGGCTTGTTAAAGGAGCCAGCCAAGGGGAAGGTCTTGGAAATAAATTTTTATCCCATATAAGAGAAGTTGCCGCTATAGTTCACGTAGTTCGCTGCTTTGATGATCCTAACGTAGTTCATGTGGATGGTTCAGTTGACCCATTAAGAGACATTGAAACTATAAATTTGGAACTGATTTTTTCTGATATAGAAATGATAGACAGAAGGATAGAAAAGTCTATTAAGCTTGCACGTTCAGGAGATAAAAAAGCTAAGGAAGAATTAGCTTTAATGGAAAGAATAAAGTCTCATCTTGAAAGCGGTAAACCTGTAAGAACTCTAGAAATGACTGATGAAGAAATTGAACTAGTAAAAGGCTTCTTTCTATTAACTTCAAAGCCAGTTTTATATGCTGCGAATATATCTGAAGATGATTTAGTTTCAGGAAATCTTGAAAATGACTTTGTTCTAAAAGTTAAAGAGCATGCTGTTTCAGAATCTTCAGAAGTTGTAGTAATATGTGCAAAGCTTGAAGAAGAGGTTTCTTCGCTTGAAGAAGACGAAAAGATTGAACTGCTTAGGGAATATGGACTTGAAGAAACAGGACTAGATAAACTAATACATTCAAGCTACAAGCTGCTCGGGTTGATGAGCTACCTAACTGCTGGTGTTCAAGAAGTAAGAGCATGGACAATTGCTCAAGGCACAAAGGCTCCTCAAGCAGCTGGCAAAATTCACTCAGATATTGAAAGAGGATTTATAAGAGCTGAAACAATATCTTATGACAAGCTTGTAGAGTGCGGCTCAGAAGCTGCAGCCAAAGAAAAAGGCTTCTACAGACTTGAAGGCAAGGAATATGTAATGCAGGATGGCGATGTAGTTAATTTTAGATTTAACGTATAA